One window of Cryobacterium arcticum genomic DNA carries:
- a CDS encoding YbhB/YbcL family Raf kinase inhibitor-like protein, giving the protein MPSTDPFARFGEVPLFSLTSSVMTDGGPLAAAQYGAGAGGQDVSPDLHWTGFPAETKSFALTVYDPDAPTGSGFWHWALFNIPAETTSLPTGAGAENSVLLPAGAVVMPNEGREPTFIGAGPPPGTGTHRYQFVLHALDVADLGVDPQATPAVMGFNVHFHTLARAVLEATGVAGGASA; this is encoded by the coding sequence ATGCCCAGCACCGATCCCTTCGCCCGTTTCGGCGAGGTGCCACTGTTCAGCCTGACCAGCTCCGTGATGACCGACGGCGGGCCCCTCGCGGCCGCGCAGTACGGCGCCGGCGCCGGTGGACAAGATGTGTCCCCCGACCTGCACTGGACGGGTTTCCCCGCCGAGACCAAGAGCTTCGCTCTGACCGTCTATGACCCGGATGCGCCCACAGGCTCGGGCTTCTGGCACTGGGCGCTGTTCAACATCCCCGCCGAGACCACCAGCCTGCCCACCGGCGCCGGGGCCGAGAACTCGGTGCTGCTGCCCGCGGGCGCCGTCGTGATGCCCAACGAGGGCCGCGAACCCACCTTCATCGGAGCCGGCCCGCCTCCCGGAACGGGCACCCACCGCTACCAGTTCGTCCTGCACGCGCTCGACGTGGCCGACCTCGGCGTCGACCCACAGGCCACGCCCGCGGTGATGGGCTTCAACGTGCATTTCCACACCCTGGCCCGCGCCGTTCTCGAGGCCACGGGAGTCGCCGGAGGCGCCTCTGCCTGA
- a CDS encoding alpha/beta hydrolase, protein MFQISPLTSSAFDSTAGPARDSHLTHRETGLARVPVWLWRALMTRLAPGELHKFNADPIDAVDYHFDLDYVGDGIRDHRLDVLVPHDAVDGASAPDPLPVYVYFHGGGWTSGDKAPLTKYAASQAVEGMVVVNANYRMATRFGIKHMLHDANDVLTWVKRNILEYGGDPTRIVIGGDSAGGHIAALLTAAANDEALAAHHDIDLQIEPGHLRGLVQHCSIADFSVMFERGFVLSLNFLRMLLPERGRGQSLRDAARFLSPIEWLGKGFPPVFVTTSERDYFYRANLNFIEALRRRSVLVDTVIYGRHRTNTRHTWQQDASHPESQEVYRRLGTFVRKVAALPTQAAHALARSAPAEPALA, encoded by the coding sequence ATGTTCCAAATCTCCCCCCTCACCAGCAGCGCATTCGATTCCACCGCGGGTCCCGCCCGGGACTCCCACCTCACCCACCGGGAGACCGGGCTGGCGCGGGTGCCGGTCTGGCTCTGGCGGGCGTTGATGACGCGGCTCGCACCCGGTGAGCTGCACAAGTTCAACGCCGATCCCATCGACGCCGTGGACTACCACTTCGACCTCGACTACGTGGGCGACGGCATCCGCGACCACCGACTCGATGTTCTGGTGCCGCACGATGCCGTCGACGGGGCATCGGCCCCGGACCCGCTGCCGGTCTACGTGTACTTCCACGGCGGCGGCTGGACCTCTGGTGACAAGGCCCCGCTCACCAAGTACGCCGCCAGCCAGGCCGTCGAGGGCATGGTCGTGGTCAACGCCAATTACCGCATGGCCACGCGGTTCGGTATCAAGCACATGCTGCACGACGCCAATGACGTGCTCACCTGGGTCAAGCGCAACATCCTCGAGTACGGCGGCGACCCCACCCGCATCGTGATCGGCGGCGACTCCGCCGGCGGTCACATCGCGGCGCTGCTCACCGCCGCGGCCAACGACGAGGCCCTCGCCGCGCACCACGACATCGACCTGCAGATCGAGCCCGGCCACCTGCGCGGTCTCGTGCAGCACTGCAGCATCGCCGATTTCTCGGTGATGTTCGAGCGCGGCTTCGTGCTCAGCCTCAACTTCCTGAGGATGTTGCTCCCCGAGCGCGGCCGTGGCCAATCGCTGCGCGATGCCGCCCGTTTCCTGTCGCCGATCGAGTGGCTGGGCAAGGGGTTCCCGCCGGTCTTTGTCACAACTTCGGAGCGGGACTACTTCTACCGCGCCAACCTCAACTTCATCGAGGCCCTTCGGCGTCGCTCGGTCCTCGTCGACACCGTGATCTACGGCCGGCACCGCACTAACACCCGGCACACCTGGCAGCAGGATGCGAGCCACCCCGAATCGCAGGAGGTCTACCGGCGGTTGGGCACGTTCGTGCGCAAGGTGGCCGCCCTGCCCACCCAGGCCGCGCACGCGCTCGCCCGCTCAGCTCCGGCCGAACCCGCCCTGGCCTGA
- a CDS encoding acyl-CoA thioesterase, whose amino-acid sequence MHMFFRTLLHSLLSRFGPRLGHYDVARTRFITLPTDQDILRHMNNGVYLSIMDIARFDMLHRTGIWAIFQAKGWYPVVVSETISFRKSLTLGQRFTVESRILGFDEKAVYVEQRFVRPVADADAGGAVEVYARGFIRGRFLKRTGGVVTIDELIDAVGAVPDDLTVPAWLLDWSADVAMPATRAAAPSIWE is encoded by the coding sequence GTGCACATGTTCTTTCGAACCCTGCTCCACTCGCTGCTGTCGCGCTTCGGCCCCCGGCTCGGGCACTATGACGTGGCCCGCACCCGCTTCATCACGCTGCCCACCGACCAGGACATCCTGCGGCACATGAACAACGGCGTGTACCTTTCGATCATGGACATCGCCCGGTTCGACATGCTGCACCGCACCGGCATCTGGGCGATCTTCCAAGCCAAGGGCTGGTATCCGGTCGTGGTGTCCGAGACCATCAGCTTCCGCAAATCGCTCACCCTCGGCCAGCGCTTCACGGTGGAGTCCCGCATCCTGGGCTTCGACGAGAAGGCCGTCTATGTTGAGCAACGCTTCGTGCGCCCCGTCGCCGATGCGGATGCCGGCGGCGCCGTCGAGGTGTACGCCCGCGGGTTCATCCGCGGCCGGTTCCTCAAGCGCACGGGCGGTGTCGTGACGATCGACGAACTCATCGACGCCGTCGGTGCCGTGCCCGACGACCTCACGGTGCCGGCCTGGCTGCTCGACTGGAGCGCCGATGTCGCCATGCCGGCAACCCGCGCGGCGGCCCCCAGCATCTGGGAGTAG
- a CDS encoding SRPBCC domain-containing protein, translated as MPTQPLPGPPDVAHATGRFAHRDDGLYLLFDRIFTAAPEYIWEGLTKPEALHGWIGTYTGSPLTGAVRFRMESKNDSQWEYVSILECTPPTRLALDIGEGEDAWRVLAHLTEGSGKTVLTFGLRLQSPAEAATFGPVWDYYLDRLVASRTHHALPPFSRYYPALKKHYQELIVPKRTQQATTAPVDIELGSTDSV; from the coding sequence ATGCCCACCCAGCCCCTGCCTGGTCCGCCGGACGTCGCCCATGCCACCGGACGTTTCGCCCACCGGGACGACGGGCTCTACCTGCTCTTCGACCGGATCTTCACCGCGGCCCCCGAGTACATCTGGGAGGGGCTGACGAAGCCCGAGGCCCTGCACGGCTGGATCGGCACGTACACCGGCTCTCCCCTGACCGGAGCCGTGCGTTTTCGCATGGAGTCCAAGAACGATTCACAGTGGGAGTACGTGAGCATCCTCGAGTGCACACCGCCCACCCGCCTGGCGCTCGACATCGGTGAGGGCGAGGACGCCTGGCGGGTCCTCGCCCATCTCACCGAGGGCTCGGGAAAAACCGTGCTCACCTTCGGGCTGCGGCTGCAATCCCCGGCTGAAGCAGCCACCTTCGGACCGGTCTGGGACTACTACCTCGATCGCCTGGTCGCCTCCCGCACACACCACGCACTGCCGCCGTTCAGCAGGTACTACCCCGCCCTGAAGAAGCACTACCAAGAGCTGATCGTGCCCAAGCGCACCCAGCAGGCAACCACCGCGCCGGTGGACATCGAGCTGGGGAGCACCGACTCGGTCTGA